One segment of Streptomyces sp. NBC_01463 DNA contains the following:
- a CDS encoding ATP-binding cassette domain-containing protein — translation MPQPPLIAHDLIRSLGGRRVLDGVSLTASPGRRIGLIGENGVGKSTLLRLLAGADEPDAGTVDRPADLGFLQQEAPFDSASTIATVLDEALSEVREVLADLERLTGELADASESDPGYSGLLADYAGRLETAQHLEAWDADRRAALVLEGLGLGAFEPGRTLGSLSGGQRGRLSLAALLVRRPSALLLDEPTNHLDDDAAAFVEEQVRGLPGAVVLASHDRAFLDAVCTDLIDLDPAVDGPVRYGGNYSAYLAEKHAERERWEQRYAEEQEALDALRHTAGVTAHRLAPDRGRRDNEKMGYGLRAGRVQSQISRRVRNATRRLEELERTRVGEPPRPLRFAGPALSAPAEESRDPLVALHGVGVPGRLAPVEVEVSATDRLLVTGGNGTGKSTLLAVLAGHLAAGGDIRRRAGLTVGMLSQDTVFDRLDRTVRDTYQQTLGAERAEAVPLGSLGLMHETDLGKPVGHLSVGQRRRLALALLVARPPQLLLLDEPTNHLSPRLCDELEEAMGTGPGAIVVASHDRWLRGRWQGRELRLAAGPGQGAAGTPPPEPVTFPAPSVQGFSGNEREGDL, via the coding sequence ATGCCCCAGCCCCCTCTCATCGCCCACGACCTCATCCGCAGCCTGGGCGGCCGCCGGGTGCTCGACGGCGTCTCGCTCACCGCATCCCCCGGCCGCCGTATCGGGCTGATCGGGGAGAACGGCGTCGGCAAGTCCACCCTGCTGCGGCTGCTCGCCGGGGCGGACGAACCCGACGCGGGAACCGTCGACCGCCCGGCCGACCTGGGCTTCCTGCAGCAGGAGGCCCCGTTCGACAGCGCGTCGACCATCGCCACGGTGCTGGACGAGGCCCTGTCCGAGGTCCGCGAGGTGCTGGCCGACCTCGAACGGCTCACCGGGGAGCTCGCGGACGCCTCGGAGAGCGATCCCGGCTACAGCGGACTGCTCGCCGACTACGCCGGCCGGCTGGAGACGGCCCAGCACCTGGAGGCCTGGGACGCCGACCGGCGCGCGGCCCTCGTACTGGAGGGCCTGGGCCTCGGAGCGTTCGAGCCGGGCCGGACGCTCGGTTCGCTGTCCGGCGGCCAGCGCGGGCGGCTGTCCCTGGCCGCGCTGCTGGTGCGTAGGCCGTCGGCGCTGCTCCTGGACGAGCCGACCAACCACCTCGACGACGACGCCGCCGCATTCGTCGAGGAACAGGTGCGCGGCCTGCCCGGAGCCGTGGTGCTGGCCAGCCACGACCGGGCGTTCCTCGACGCCGTCTGCACCGACCTGATCGACCTCGACCCCGCGGTGGACGGCCCCGTCCGCTACGGCGGCAACTACAGCGCCTACCTCGCCGAGAAGCACGCGGAGCGGGAGCGCTGGGAACAGCGCTACGCCGAGGAGCAGGAGGCCCTCGACGCGCTGCGCCATACGGCCGGTGTGACGGCGCACCGTCTGGCGCCGGACCGGGGGCGGCGGGACAACGAGAAGATGGGGTACGGCCTGCGGGCCGGGCGTGTGCAGAGCCAGATCTCACGCCGCGTGCGCAACGCCACCCGCAGGCTGGAGGAGCTGGAGCGGACCCGGGTCGGTGAGCCCCCGCGGCCGCTCCGCTTCGCCGGTCCGGCACTCTCCGCGCCCGCCGAGGAGAGCCGCGATCCGCTGGTGGCCCTCCACGGCGTGGGGGTCCCCGGCCGGCTCGCGCCGGTCGAAGTGGAGGTGTCGGCGACCGACCGGCTGCTGGTCACGGGAGGAAACGGAACCGGCAAGTCGACGCTGCTGGCCGTGCTCGCCGGACACCTCGCGGCCGGGGGCGACATCCGGCGGCGGGCCGGCCTGACGGTCGGGATGCTCTCTCAGGACACCGTGTTCGACCGGCTCGACCGTACGGTCCGGGACACGTATCAGCAGACGCTGGGCGCGGAACGGGCCGAGGCGGTCCCGCTCGGCTCACTGGGCCTGATGCACGAGACGGACCTCGGCAAACCGGTCGGCCACCTCTCGGTCGGACAGCGCCGACGGCTGGCTCTCGCCCTTCTGGTGGCGCGCCCACCGCAGCTGCTGCTGCTCGACGAGCCCACGAACCACCTGTCCCCGCGCCTGTGCGACGAACTCGAGGAAGCCATGGGCACCGGACCCGGCGCGATCGTGGTCGCGAGCCACGACCGCTGGCTGCGCGGGCGCTGGCAGGGGCGCGAGCTCCGGCTGGCCGCCGGTCCGGGCCAGGGGGCAGCGGGCACTCCCCCACCTGAGCCGGTGACGTTCCCCGCTCCGAGTGTGCAAGGCTTCTCAGGGAACGAAAGAGAAGGTGATCTGTGA
- the msrA gene encoding peptide-methionine (S)-S-oxide reductase MsrA — protein MADSEKKALLAGGCFWGMQELIRTLPGVVSTRVGYSGDDMPEPTYRNHGNHAEAIEIVYDPAVTDYRALLEYFFQIHDPSTKNRQGNDMGASYRSAIFYLDDEQRRVAQDTIADVEASGLWPGPVVTEVVPAGTFWEAEPDHQDYLQRYPDGYTCHFPRPGWQLPRRADA, from the coding sequence ATGGCTGACAGTGAGAAGAAGGCCCTGCTGGCCGGTGGCTGCTTCTGGGGGATGCAGGAGCTGATCCGGACACTGCCCGGAGTGGTGAGCACGCGGGTGGGATACAGCGGCGACGACATGCCCGAGCCGACCTACCGGAACCACGGGAACCACGCCGAGGCCATCGAGATCGTCTACGATCCCGCGGTCACCGACTACCGGGCCCTCCTGGAGTACTTCTTCCAGATCCACGACCCGTCCACGAAGAACCGCCAGGGCAATGACATGGGCGCCAGCTACCGGTCCGCCATCTTCTACCTGGACGACGAGCAGCGACGAGTCGCGCAGGACACCATCGCCGATGTCGAGGCGTCCGGGCTCTGGCCGGGCCCCGTGGTCACCGAGGTCGTACCGGCGGGCACGTTCTGGGAGGCCGAACCGGACCACCAGGACTACCTCCAGCGCTACCCGGACGGCTACACCTGCCACTTCCCGCGCCCCGGCTGGCAGCTGCCGCGCCGCGCGGACGCCTGA
- a CDS encoding SDR family NAD(P)-dependent oxidoreductase: MNLQLSGRRALVTGSSSGLGEAIARRLAAEGATVVVHGRDVARTEAVAKSIVAEGGDAAVAIGDLGTDEGADAVHAAAAGAGPVDILVNNVGTYDMSLGWATASAQQWADTYNTNVLTSVRMIQRLVPGMRERGWGRVIQISSVTGDKPAASQPHYAATNGARNSLAKSLARELRDSGVTSNTVAAGGILTPQSLEPLLTLGREHGWGQTWEAIEPRLTAELAPNDVGRIGRPEEYADVLAFLASPLSAYITGATLSVDGGWYA; the protein is encoded by the coding sequence ATGAATCTTCAGCTGAGCGGCCGGCGCGCACTGGTGACCGGATCGAGCAGCGGTCTCGGCGAGGCGATCGCCAGGCGGCTGGCGGCGGAAGGCGCGACCGTGGTCGTGCACGGGCGGGACGTGGCGAGGACCGAGGCGGTCGCGAAGAGCATCGTCGCGGAGGGCGGGGACGCGGCGGTGGCGATCGGCGATCTGGGGACCGACGAGGGCGCCGACGCCGTGCACGCCGCGGCCGCCGGTGCCGGCCCGGTCGACATCCTGGTGAACAACGTGGGCACGTACGACATGTCCCTCGGCTGGGCCACCGCGTCGGCGCAGCAGTGGGCCGACACGTACAACACCAATGTCCTGACCAGCGTGCGCATGATCCAGCGCCTCGTCCCGGGCATGCGGGAGCGGGGCTGGGGACGGGTCATCCAGATCAGCAGCGTGACGGGCGACAAGCCCGCCGCGTCCCAGCCCCATTACGCGGCGACGAACGGAGCACGCAACTCCCTCGCCAAGTCGCTCGCACGGGAGTTGCGGGATTCCGGTGTCACGTCGAACACCGTCGCGGCAGGCGGCATCCTCACCCCGCAGTCCCTGGAACCGTTGCTGACGCTCGGCAGGGAGCACGGATGGGGACAGACCTGGGAAGCGATCGAGCCCCGCCTGACCGCGGAGCTCGCACCGAACGACGTGGGCCGCATCGGACGCCCCGAGGAGTACGCCGACGTGCTCGCCTTCCTGGCGAGTCCGCTGTCCGCCTACATCACCGGCGCGACGCTCTCGGTGGACGGCGGATGGTACGCCTGA
- a CDS encoding prephenate dehydratase, giving the protein MTTVAYQGEPGSNSATAAHALFPEGHELPCTGFEQALDAVTLGTADFAVIPMDNSAAGRVADVHHLLPESGLFIVAEYFLAIRFDLMGVPGTTVDQVECVRSHVHALGQCRKVLREGGWRTLVSDDTAGAAREVAELGDPRHAALAPPAAAALYGLDVLRSEVEDDPDNTTRFVVLSRDSALAPDTGGPTMTSLFFCVRNIPSALYKALGGFASNSVNLTKIESYQIGAGLNPSRFYVEVEGHPDEPHVALALQELQFFSSEVRILGAYPAHAHRLRDGRTSGAGTG; this is encoded by the coding sequence GTGACCACCGTCGCATACCAGGGTGAACCCGGATCCAACTCGGCAACGGCAGCCCATGCCCTGTTCCCCGAAGGACATGAGCTGCCCTGCACGGGATTCGAGCAGGCCCTGGATGCCGTCACGCTCGGCACCGCCGACTTCGCCGTGATCCCCATGGACAACTCCGCGGCGGGGCGGGTGGCGGACGTCCACCATCTGCTGCCGGAATCAGGGCTGTTCATCGTCGCCGAGTACTTCCTCGCCATTCGCTTCGACCTGATGGGTGTCCCCGGCACGACCGTCGACCAGGTGGAGTGCGTACGCAGCCACGTGCATGCCCTGGGGCAGTGCCGGAAGGTGCTGCGGGAGGGCGGCTGGCGCACCCTCGTCAGCGATGACACCGCAGGGGCGGCGCGTGAGGTGGCTGAACTCGGCGACCCGCGGCACGCGGCCCTCGCCCCGCCCGCCGCGGCCGCGCTCTACGGGCTGGACGTCCTGCGGTCCGAGGTCGAGGACGACCCGGACAACACCACCCGGTTCGTCGTCCTGTCCCGGGACTCCGCCCTGGCCCCCGACACGGGCGGGCCGACGATGACGAGCCTGTTCTTCTGCGTACGGAACATCCCCAGCGCGCTCTACAAGGCGCTCGGCGGCTTCGCCAGCAACTCCGTGAACCTCACCAAGATCGAGAGCTACCAGATCGGCGCCGGACTGAACCCGAGCCGCTTCTACGTGGAGGTCGAGGGCCACCCCGACGAGCCCCATGTCGCCCTGGCCCTCCAGGAGTTGCAGTTCTTCTCGTCCGAGGTGCGCATTCTCGGCGCGTATCCGGCGCACGCACACCGACTGCGGGACGGCCGCACGTCCGGAGCCGGCACAGGCTGA
- a CDS encoding TetR/AcrR family transcriptional regulator, giving the protein MAGELTAKGRATRSRIVEGAATVLREKSVAAATLEDVMARTRTSKSQLFHYFPTGKDELLLAVAQFEADRVLEDQQPYLGRLDSWEAWDEWRDVVIERYESQGDQCPLGSLFLQVGRSTPGARAIVSGLMTRWQESLEAGIRALEAADLVPGGIDAGLRAAALLAGVQGGVSILLSTGRSDHLRAALDQGIADLRGTAHALT; this is encoded by the coding sequence ATGGCCGGCGAGCTGACGGCGAAGGGGCGGGCCACGCGGAGCCGGATCGTCGAGGGCGCCGCGACGGTGCTTCGCGAGAAGAGCGTCGCGGCGGCGACGCTCGAGGACGTCATGGCGCGGACCAGGACCAGCAAGAGCCAGCTCTTCCACTACTTCCCGACCGGCAAGGACGAGCTGCTGCTCGCGGTGGCCCAGTTCGAGGCGGACCGGGTGCTGGAGGACCAGCAGCCGTATCTGGGCCGACTGGACTCGTGGGAGGCGTGGGACGAGTGGCGCGACGTCGTGATCGAGCGCTACGAGTCCCAGGGGGACCAGTGCCCGCTCGGCTCGCTGTTTCTTCAGGTCGGGCGGTCGACCCCCGGGGCTCGGGCCATCGTGTCCGGTCTGATGACCCGCTGGCAGGAGAGCCTGGAGGCCGGTATCCGGGCGCTGGAGGCGGCAGACCTGGTGCCCGGTGGGATCGACGCCGGCCTGCGGGCCGCGGCGCTCCTGGCCGGCGTCCAGGGCGGGGTGTCGATCCTGCTGTCGACGGGCCGGTCCGACCACCTGCGCGCCGCGCTCGATCAGGGGATCGCCGACCTGCGGGGCACGGCCCACGCCCTGACCTGA
- a CDS encoding ATP-binding cassette domain-containing protein has protein sequence MSDASVICSNLSFAWPDDTPVFQDLSFTMGTGRTGLVAPNGSGKSTLLKLIAGELRPGTGSVSVGGTLGYLPQSLPLSSGLTVAEVLGIAEVIRALDAVESGDVSERHFTVIGDDWDIEERTRAQLDRLGLTGLALDRSLATLSGGQVISLGLAAQLLKRPDVLLLDEPTNNLDLEARHRLYDVLEEFTGSLLLVSHDRALLDRMERIAELGGGELRLYGGNFSAYEESVQAEQEVAEKNVRNAEQELKREKRELQQARERAERRASNAARNLKSAGLPRIFAGNMKRGAQESAGRAGQMHASRVSEAKSRLDEAGRSLRDEQRLTLDLPETDVPAGRNLFLGEEMQVRLGDRAVFADQGVELSIRGPERIALSGPNGAGKTTLLRLLTGELVPEGGQIRRAGGRIAYLSQRLDLLDLDRTVAENFTAFAPDRPEAERMNLLARFLFRGARAHLPVRVLSGGERLRATLACILCAEPAPQLLLLDEPTNNLDLVSVGQLEGALNSYRGAFVVVSHDERFLTEIGVNRWLRLAEGTLKETGAPEV, from the coding sequence ATGTCCGACGCTTCCGTCATCTGCTCGAACCTGTCCTTCGCCTGGCCGGATGACACTCCGGTCTTCCAGGACCTGTCCTTCACGATGGGCACCGGCCGTACCGGCCTCGTCGCTCCCAATGGTTCGGGCAAGAGCACGCTGCTCAAACTGATCGCCGGTGAACTCCGCCCCGGCACCGGGTCGGTGTCCGTGGGCGGGACACTGGGCTACCTCCCGCAGAGCCTCCCCCTGTCGAGCGGTCTCACGGTCGCCGAGGTCCTGGGGATCGCCGAGGTGATCCGGGCCCTGGACGCCGTCGAGTCCGGGGACGTGAGCGAGCGGCACTTCACCGTCATCGGCGACGACTGGGACATCGAGGAACGCACGCGCGCCCAGCTCGACCGCCTCGGCCTGACGGGCCTCGCCCTCGACCGGAGCCTGGCCACGCTCAGCGGCGGCCAGGTCATCTCGCTCGGCCTGGCTGCCCAGTTGCTGAAACGGCCGGACGTACTGCTGCTCGACGAGCCCACCAACAACCTCGACCTGGAAGCCCGCCACCGGCTCTACGACGTGCTGGAGGAGTTCACCGGCAGCCTGCTGCTCGTCAGCCACGACCGGGCCCTGCTCGACCGCATGGAGCGCATCGCCGAGCTCGGCGGCGGTGAACTGCGGCTGTACGGAGGTAACTTCAGCGCGTACGAGGAGTCCGTGCAGGCCGAGCAGGAAGTCGCCGAGAAGAACGTCCGCAACGCCGAGCAGGAGCTGAAGCGGGAGAAGCGGGAGCTCCAGCAGGCCCGCGAACGCGCCGAGCGGCGCGCGAGCAACGCGGCGCGCAACCTGAAGAGTGCCGGGCTGCCCCGCATCTTCGCCGGGAACATGAAGCGCGGTGCCCAGGAGTCCGCGGGCCGGGCGGGACAGATGCACGCGTCCCGGGTCAGCGAGGCGAAGTCCCGGCTCGACGAGGCGGGGCGTTCGCTGCGCGACGAGCAGCGCCTCACGCTGGACCTGCCCGAGACCGACGTGCCCGCCGGGCGCAACCTCTTCCTCGGCGAGGAGATGCAGGTCCGTCTCGGCGACCGGGCTGTCTTCGCGGACCAGGGCGTCGAGCTGTCCATCCGGGGACCCGAACGCATCGCGCTCTCCGGCCCCAACGGCGCCGGGAAGACCACGCTGCTGCGCCTGCTCACCGGTGAACTCGTCCCGGAGGGCGGTCAGATCAGGCGGGCCGGGGGACGCATCGCCTACCTCTCGCAGCGACTGGACCTGCTGGACCTGGACCGGACCGTCGCGGAGAACTTCACCGCCTTCGCCCCGGACCGGCCCGAGGCCGAGCGGATGAACCTGCTCGCCCGCTTCCTCTTCCGGGGCGCGCGGGCCCATCTGCCCGTCCGGGTGCTGTCCGGCGGCGAGCGGCTGCGCGCCACCCTGGCGTGCATCCTGTGCGCCGAACCGGCCCCGCAGCTGCTGCTCCTCGACGAGCCGACGAACAACCTCGACCTGGTCAGCGTGGGACAGCTGGAGGGCGCCCTGAACTCCTACCGGGGTGCGTTCGTCGTGGTCAGCCATGACGAACGGTTCCTCACCGAGATCGGTGTGAACCGGTGGCTGCGCCTGGCCGAAGGCACCCTCAAGGAGACGGGGGCCCCCGAGGTGTGA